The following coding sequences lie in one Takifugu flavidus isolate HTHZ2018 chromosome 4, ASM371156v2, whole genome shotgun sequence genomic window:
- the slmapa gene encoding sarcolemma associated protein a isoform X10 — MPSALAVFACRPNSHPFQERHVYLDEPVKIGRSVARCRPAQNNATFDCKVLSRNHALVWFDHKTGKFYLQDTKSSNGTFINSQRLSRGSEESPPCEVLSGDIIQFGVDVTENTRKVTHGCIVSAIKLFLPDGNEARRRSDVIQPPLPLPIDKVAANTPSMYSQELFQLSQYLQEALHREQMLEQKLATLQRLLANTQEASESSWQALIDEDRLLSRLEVMGSQLQAYSKSQTEDGIRKELLALQEDKHNYETTAKESLRRVLQEKIEVVRKLAEVERSLSNTEDECTHLKEMSERGQEELRELANKYNAAVNEIKELTDKIKAAEGRQEELTQRGAKEKRELELRIEEMEEKEQVLQARIEALQADNDFTNERLAALQVRLEQLQEKSIKENNSLAVKQLKESVSSSIHKLANFDEMLDVHLQNNQRAEDDILGSPDHLQGTQIDAKESDMSDTLSPSKDRSSDDTSDGNMEDQELNEPQNRVALLKAELHRAGLEPGDTEQVIHHLHRELLEAQEMANTGKQRCLELQALLEEERRSNCQQTEESTKQIQYLQSQLGKLQADMEALREQRESTICTTREELYSAQEEILVLRHAMEAATVEREQDIAALQADLGSVRSELEHWRSTAAKYGEEIGRLQEAFRQQQQHQNTATQLQVECGELQQRCACLQQECDGLRSERTALSDKLLRLETELSSTKEHSQVLSSNLVSLEKREEVLQDKLGSLENQHVQDASRLRTQLDQAQAHTHTLQKEYEDTQSQLLALRQRYERTEKEKLSIHQQLEQCKSSLKLLQDKTGSPSILQPVQAIFIGLVLAVLYWCFGQLW; from the exons ATGCCTTCTGCGCTGGCCGTGTTCGCCTGCCGACCCAACTCGCACCCGTTCCAGGAGCGACACGTGTACCTGGATGAGCCGGTCAAGATTGGCAGGTCCGTGGCTCGGTGTCGTCCAGCCCAGAACAATGCCACCTTTGACTGCAAGGTGCTGTCCAGGAATCATGCACTTGTCTGGTTCGACCACAAAACTGGCAAG TTCTACCTGCAGGACACTAAAAGCAGCAATGGAACCTTCATCAACAGCCAGAGGTTGAGCCGTGGCTCAGAGGAGAGTCCTCCCTGTGAAGTGCTGTCTGGAGACATCATTCAGTTTGGTGTAGACGTTACTGAGAACACACGTAAAG TTACTCATGGCTGCATCGTATCTGCAATCAAACTCTTCTTACCTGATGGAAATGAGGCGCGCAGACGAAGCGA TGTCATCCAGCCTCCCCTGCCACTGCCTATCGACAAG GTTGCTGCAAACACTCCCAGTATGTACTCTCAGGAACTGTTCCAGCTGTCCCAGTACCTGCAG GAAGCCTTACACAgagagcagatgttggagcAGAAGCTAGCGACTCTGCAGCGTCTTTTGGCTAACACTCAGGAGGCCTCAGAGAGCAGCTGGCAG GCCTTGATCGATGAAGACCGTCTGCTTTCCAGACTGGAAGTGATGGGCAGTCAGCTGCAGGCGTATTCTAAG TCCCAAACGGAGGATGGAATTCGTAAAGAACTCTTGGCTCTTCAGGAAGACAAACACAACTATGAGACAACTGCAAAGGAGTCTCTGAGGAGAGTTTTGCAGGAAAAGATTGAGGTGGTCCGAAAGCTTGCTGAGGTGGAG CGGTCTCTCAGCAACACGGAGGATGAGTGCACCCACCTGAAGGAGATGTCTGAAAGGGgccaggaggagctcagggagcTGGCCAACAAATATAATGCTGCAGTCAATGAGATCAAAGAGCTCACCGACAAAATTAAG gcagcagagggCCGGCAGGAGGAGCTGACCCAGCGGGGGGCGAAGGAGAAGAGGGAGTTGGAGTTACGGAttgaggagatggaggaaaaagagcaGGTTCTTCAGGCTCGCATCGAAGCTCTGCAGGCCGACAACGACTTCACCAATGAGCGGCTGGCTGCGCTGCAgg TGCGGttagagcagctgcaggaaaaaagcaTAAAAGAGAACAACAGCCTGG CTGTGAAACAGTTGAAGGAGAGTGTGAGTTCATCGATCCACAAACTGGCCAACTTTGATG aaaTGTTGGACGTACATTTACAGAACAACCAAAGGGCAGAAGACGACATCCTGGGCAGCCCTGATCATCTCCAAG GAACTCAGATTGACGCCAAAGAGTCGGATATGTCAGACACTCTGAGTCCCAGCAAAGACCGCAGCAGTGATGATACATCGG ATGGAAATATGGAGGACCAGGAGCTCAATGAACCACAGAACAGAGTAGCTTTGCTCAAAG CTGAGCTGCACCGGGCCGGTCTTGAGCCGGGAGACAcagagcaggtcatccaccatCTCCatagagaacttctggaggccCAGGAGATGGCCAACACTGGCAAACAGAGATGTCTGGAGTTACAAG CCCTgctagaggaggagaggagaagtaacTGCCAGCAGACTGAAGAGTCCACCAAGCAGATCCAGTACCTGCAGA GTCAGCTCGGAAAGCTGCAGGCGGATATGGAAGCTCtcagggagcagagggagagcacCATCTGCACCACCCGAGAGGAACTTTACTCCGCCCAAGAAGAG ATTCTTGTTTTGCGGCACGCCATGGAGGCTGCCACTGTGGAGCGCGAGCAGGATATAGCCGCCCTGCAGGCTGACCTGGGCTCCGTCAGATCCGAGTTGGAGCACTGGAGGAGCACAGCTGCGAAGTACGGGGAGGAGATAGGTCGTCTGCAGGAGGctttcaggcagcagcagcagcaccagaacacTGCCACCCAGCTGCAGG TGGAGTgtggtgagctgcagcagcggtgTGCCTGCTTGCAGCAGGAATGTGACGGCCTGAGAAGTGAAAGAACGGCTCTTTCAGACAAACTGCTGCGCCTGGAGACTGAACTCAGCAG CACCAAAGAGCACAGTCAAGTCCTCAGCAGCAATTTGGTGTCcctggagaaaagggaggaagtcCTGCAGGACAAGCTGGGTTCTCTAGAAAATCAACACGTGCAGGACGCCAGCAGGTTGAGGACccagctggaccaggctcaggcccacacacacacattacagaaGGAG taTGAAGACACACAGTCACAGCTTTTGGCGCTTCGTCAGCGTTACGAGAGGacggagaaggagaagctgagcatccaccagcagctggaacagtgcaaaagcagcctgaagctgctgcaggacaagaCCGGCTCT CCATCCATATTGCAGCCTGTCCAAGCCATATTCATTGGCCTTGTCCTGGCTGTGCTCTACTGGTGTTTCGGCCAGTTGTGGTAG
- the slmapa gene encoding sarcolemma associated protein a isoform X7, translating to MPSALAVFACRPNSHPFQERHVYLDEPVKIGRSVARCRPAQNNATFDCKVLSRNHALVWFDHKTGKFYLQDTKSSNGTFINSQRLSRGSEESPPCEVLSGDIIQFGVDVTENTRKVTHGCIVSAIKLFLPDGNEARRRSDVIQPPLPLPIDKVAANTPSMYSQELFQLSQYLQEALHREQMLEQKLATLQRLLANTQEASESSWQALIDEDRLLSRLEVMGSQLQAYSKSQTEDGIRKELLALQEDKHNYETTAKESLRRVLQEKIEVVRKLAEVERSLSNTEDECTHLKEMSERGQEELRELANKYNAAVNEIKELTDKIKAAEGRQEELTQRGAKEKRELELRIEEMEEKEQVLQARIEALQADNDFTNERLAALQVRLEQLQEKSIKENNSLEEPVKDEQSLQTPETQREDGDDEDEDTDTDDAVKQLKESVSSSIHKLANFDEMLDVHLQNNQRAEDDILGSPDHLQGTQIDAKESDMSDTLSPSKDRSSDDTSDGNMEDQELNEPQNRVALLKAELHRAGLEPGDTEQVIHHLHRELLEAQEMANTGKQRCLELQALLEEERRSNCQQTEESTKQIQYLQSQLGKLQADMEALREQRESTICTTREELYSAQEEILVLRHAMEAATVEREQDIAALQADLGSVRSELEHWRSTAAKYGEEIGRLQEAFRQQQQHQNTATQLQVECGELQQRCACLQQECDGLRSERTALSDKLLRLETELSSTKEHSQVLSSNLVSLEKREEVLQDKLGSLENQHVQDASRLRTQLDQAQAHTHTLQKEYEDTQSQLLALRQRYERTEKEKLSIHQQLEQCKSSLKLLQDKTGSSGWSSWMPVIAVMVAVTAAVLYPNFSKSSAT from the exons ATGCCTTCTGCGCTGGCCGTGTTCGCCTGCCGACCCAACTCGCACCCGTTCCAGGAGCGACACGTGTACCTGGATGAGCCGGTCAAGATTGGCAGGTCCGTGGCTCGGTGTCGTCCAGCCCAGAACAATGCCACCTTTGACTGCAAGGTGCTGTCCAGGAATCATGCACTTGTCTGGTTCGACCACAAAACTGGCAAG TTCTACCTGCAGGACACTAAAAGCAGCAATGGAACCTTCATCAACAGCCAGAGGTTGAGCCGTGGCTCAGAGGAGAGTCCTCCCTGTGAAGTGCTGTCTGGAGACATCATTCAGTTTGGTGTAGACGTTACTGAGAACACACGTAAAG TTACTCATGGCTGCATCGTATCTGCAATCAAACTCTTCTTACCTGATGGAAATGAGGCGCGCAGACGAAGCGA TGTCATCCAGCCTCCCCTGCCACTGCCTATCGACAAG GTTGCTGCAAACACTCCCAGTATGTACTCTCAGGAACTGTTCCAGCTGTCCCAGTACCTGCAG GAAGCCTTACACAgagagcagatgttggagcAGAAGCTAGCGACTCTGCAGCGTCTTTTGGCTAACACTCAGGAGGCCTCAGAGAGCAGCTGGCAG GCCTTGATCGATGAAGACCGTCTGCTTTCCAGACTGGAAGTGATGGGCAGTCAGCTGCAGGCGTATTCTAAG TCCCAAACGGAGGATGGAATTCGTAAAGAACTCTTGGCTCTTCAGGAAGACAAACACAACTATGAGACAACTGCAAAGGAGTCTCTGAGGAGAGTTTTGCAGGAAAAGATTGAGGTGGTCCGAAAGCTTGCTGAGGTGGAG CGGTCTCTCAGCAACACGGAGGATGAGTGCACCCACCTGAAGGAGATGTCTGAAAGGGgccaggaggagctcagggagcTGGCCAACAAATATAATGCTGCAGTCAATGAGATCAAAGAGCTCACCGACAAAATTAAG gcagcagagggCCGGCAGGAGGAGCTGACCCAGCGGGGGGCGAAGGAGAAGAGGGAGTTGGAGTTACGGAttgaggagatggaggaaaaagagcaGGTTCTTCAGGCTCGCATCGAAGCTCTGCAGGCCGACAACGACTTCACCAATGAGCGGCTGGCTGCGCTGCAgg TGCGGttagagcagctgcaggaaaaaagcaTAAAAGAGAACAACAGCCTGG AGGAGCCTGTGAAGGATGAACAGAGTCTTCAGACCCCTGAGACCCAGagggaggatggtgatgatgaagatgaggacacagacacagatgatg CTGTGAAACAGTTGAAGGAGAGTGTGAGTTCATCGATCCACAAACTGGCCAACTTTGATG aaaTGTTGGACGTACATTTACAGAACAACCAAAGGGCAGAAGACGACATCCTGGGCAGCCCTGATCATCTCCAAG GAACTCAGATTGACGCCAAAGAGTCGGATATGTCAGACACTCTGAGTCCCAGCAAAGACCGCAGCAGTGATGATACATCGG ATGGAAATATGGAGGACCAGGAGCTCAATGAACCACAGAACAGAGTAGCTTTGCTCAAAG CTGAGCTGCACCGGGCCGGTCTTGAGCCGGGAGACAcagagcaggtcatccaccatCTCCatagagaacttctggaggccCAGGAGATGGCCAACACTGGCAAACAGAGATGTCTGGAGTTACAAG CCCTgctagaggaggagaggagaagtaacTGCCAGCAGACTGAAGAGTCCACCAAGCAGATCCAGTACCTGCAGA GTCAGCTCGGAAAGCTGCAGGCGGATATGGAAGCTCtcagggagcagagggagagcacCATCTGCACCACCCGAGAGGAACTTTACTCCGCCCAAGAAGAG ATTCTTGTTTTGCGGCACGCCATGGAGGCTGCCACTGTGGAGCGCGAGCAGGATATAGCCGCCCTGCAGGCTGACCTGGGCTCCGTCAGATCCGAGTTGGAGCACTGGAGGAGCACAGCTGCGAAGTACGGGGAGGAGATAGGTCGTCTGCAGGAGGctttcaggcagcagcagcagcaccagaacacTGCCACCCAGCTGCAGG TGGAGTgtggtgagctgcagcagcggtgTGCCTGCTTGCAGCAGGAATGTGACGGCCTGAGAAGTGAAAGAACGGCTCTTTCAGACAAACTGCTGCGCCTGGAGACTGAACTCAGCAG CACCAAAGAGCACAGTCAAGTCCTCAGCAGCAATTTGGTGTCcctggagaaaagggaggaagtcCTGCAGGACAAGCTGGGTTCTCTAGAAAATCAACACGTGCAGGACGCCAGCAGGTTGAGGACccagctggaccaggctcaggcccacacacacacattacagaaGGAG taTGAAGACACACAGTCACAGCTTTTGGCGCTTCGTCAGCGTTACGAGAGGacggagaaggagaagctgagcatccaccagcagctggaacagtgcaaaagcagcctgaagctgctgcaggacaagaCCGGCTCT AGTggctggagctcctggatgcCGGTCATCGCAGTGATGGTCGCCGTGACGGCAGCTGTGCTCTATCCCAACTTCTCCAAGAGCAGCGCCACCtag
- the slmapa gene encoding sarcolemma associated protein a isoform X1, translating to MPSALAVFACRPNSHPFQERHVYLDEPVKIGRSVARCRPAQNNATFDCKVLSRNHALVWFDHKTGKFYLQDTKSSNGTFINSQRLSRGSEESPPCEVLSGDIIQFGVDVTENTRKVTHGCIVSAIKLFLPDGNEARRRSDVIQPPLPLPIDKVAANTPSMYSQELFQLSQYLQEALHREQMLEQKLATLQRLLANTQEASESSWQALIDEDRLLSRLEVMGSQLQAYSKSQTEDGIRKELLALQEDKHNYETTAKESLRRVLQEKIEVVRKLAEVERSLSNTEDECTHLKEMSERGQEELRELANKYNAAVNEIKELTDKIKAAEGRQEELTQRGAKEKRELELRIEEMEEKEQVLQARIEALQADNDFTNERLAALQVRLEQLQEKSIKENNSLDDDIVSHGVVEEPVKDEQSLQTPETQREDGDDEDEDTDTDDGAVGHDEDIDDNCHVNNSGEDSTRIQHFIECSSVKQLKESVSSSIHKLANFDEMLDVHLQNNQRAEDDILGSPDHLQGTQIDAKESDMSDTLSPSKDRSSDDTSDGNMEDQELNEPQNRVALLKAELHRAGLEPGDTEQVIHHLHRELLEAQEMANTGKQRCLELQALLEEERRSNCQQTEESTKQIQYLQSQLGKLQADMEALREQRESTICTTREELYSAQEEILVLRHAMEAATVEREQDIAALQADLGSVRSELEHWRSTAAKYGEEIGRLQEAFRQQQQHQNTATQLQVECGELQQRCACLQQECDGLRSERTALSDKLLRLETELSSTKEHSQVLSSNLVSLEKREEVLQDKLGSLENQHVQDASRLRTQLDQAQAHTHTLQKEYEDTQSQLLALRQRYERTEKEKLSIHQQLEQCKSSLKLLQDKTGSSGWSSWMPVIAVMVAVTAAVLYPNFSKSSAT from the exons ATGCCTTCTGCGCTGGCCGTGTTCGCCTGCCGACCCAACTCGCACCCGTTCCAGGAGCGACACGTGTACCTGGATGAGCCGGTCAAGATTGGCAGGTCCGTGGCTCGGTGTCGTCCAGCCCAGAACAATGCCACCTTTGACTGCAAGGTGCTGTCCAGGAATCATGCACTTGTCTGGTTCGACCACAAAACTGGCAAG TTCTACCTGCAGGACACTAAAAGCAGCAATGGAACCTTCATCAACAGCCAGAGGTTGAGCCGTGGCTCAGAGGAGAGTCCTCCCTGTGAAGTGCTGTCTGGAGACATCATTCAGTTTGGTGTAGACGTTACTGAGAACACACGTAAAG TTACTCATGGCTGCATCGTATCTGCAATCAAACTCTTCTTACCTGATGGAAATGAGGCGCGCAGACGAAGCGA TGTCATCCAGCCTCCCCTGCCACTGCCTATCGACAAG GTTGCTGCAAACACTCCCAGTATGTACTCTCAGGAACTGTTCCAGCTGTCCCAGTACCTGCAG GAAGCCTTACACAgagagcagatgttggagcAGAAGCTAGCGACTCTGCAGCGTCTTTTGGCTAACACTCAGGAGGCCTCAGAGAGCAGCTGGCAG GCCTTGATCGATGAAGACCGTCTGCTTTCCAGACTGGAAGTGATGGGCAGTCAGCTGCAGGCGTATTCTAAG TCCCAAACGGAGGATGGAATTCGTAAAGAACTCTTGGCTCTTCAGGAAGACAAACACAACTATGAGACAACTGCAAAGGAGTCTCTGAGGAGAGTTTTGCAGGAAAAGATTGAGGTGGTCCGAAAGCTTGCTGAGGTGGAG CGGTCTCTCAGCAACACGGAGGATGAGTGCACCCACCTGAAGGAGATGTCTGAAAGGGgccaggaggagctcagggagcTGGCCAACAAATATAATGCTGCAGTCAATGAGATCAAAGAGCTCACCGACAAAATTAAG gcagcagagggCCGGCAGGAGGAGCTGACCCAGCGGGGGGCGAAGGAGAAGAGGGAGTTGGAGTTACGGAttgaggagatggaggaaaaagagcaGGTTCTTCAGGCTCGCATCGAAGCTCTGCAGGCCGACAACGACTTCACCAATGAGCGGCTGGCTGCGCTGCAgg TGCGGttagagcagctgcaggaaaaaagcaTAAAAGAGAACAACAGCCTGG atGACGACATTGTCTCTCACGGAGTTGTAGAGGAGCCTGTGAAGGATGAACAGAGTCTTCAGACCCCTGAGACCCAGagggaggatggtgatgatgaagatgaggacacagacacagatgatgGTGCAGTTGGTCATGATGAAGATATTGATG ACAACTGTCATGTTAACAACAGTGGAGAGGACTCAACTAGAATCCAACACTTTATAGAGTGTTCAT CTGTGAAACAGTTGAAGGAGAGTGTGAGTTCATCGATCCACAAACTGGCCAACTTTGATG aaaTGTTGGACGTACATTTACAGAACAACCAAAGGGCAGAAGACGACATCCTGGGCAGCCCTGATCATCTCCAAG GAACTCAGATTGACGCCAAAGAGTCGGATATGTCAGACACTCTGAGTCCCAGCAAAGACCGCAGCAGTGATGATACATCGG ATGGAAATATGGAGGACCAGGAGCTCAATGAACCACAGAACAGAGTAGCTTTGCTCAAAG CTGAGCTGCACCGGGCCGGTCTTGAGCCGGGAGACAcagagcaggtcatccaccatCTCCatagagaacttctggaggccCAGGAGATGGCCAACACTGGCAAACAGAGATGTCTGGAGTTACAAG CCCTgctagaggaggagaggagaagtaacTGCCAGCAGACTGAAGAGTCCACCAAGCAGATCCAGTACCTGCAGA GTCAGCTCGGAAAGCTGCAGGCGGATATGGAAGCTCtcagggagcagagggagagcacCATCTGCACCACCCGAGAGGAACTTTACTCCGCCCAAGAAGAG ATTCTTGTTTTGCGGCACGCCATGGAGGCTGCCACTGTGGAGCGCGAGCAGGATATAGCCGCCCTGCAGGCTGACCTGGGCTCCGTCAGATCCGAGTTGGAGCACTGGAGGAGCACAGCTGCGAAGTACGGGGAGGAGATAGGTCGTCTGCAGGAGGctttcaggcagcagcagcagcaccagaacacTGCCACCCAGCTGCAGG TGGAGTgtggtgagctgcagcagcggtgTGCCTGCTTGCAGCAGGAATGTGACGGCCTGAGAAGTGAAAGAACGGCTCTTTCAGACAAACTGCTGCGCCTGGAGACTGAACTCAGCAG CACCAAAGAGCACAGTCAAGTCCTCAGCAGCAATTTGGTGTCcctggagaaaagggaggaagtcCTGCAGGACAAGCTGGGTTCTCTAGAAAATCAACACGTGCAGGACGCCAGCAGGTTGAGGACccagctggaccaggctcaggcccacacacacacattacagaaGGAG taTGAAGACACACAGTCACAGCTTTTGGCGCTTCGTCAGCGTTACGAGAGGacggagaaggagaagctgagcatccaccagcagctggaacagtgcaaaagcagcctgaagctgctgcaggacaagaCCGGCTCT AGTggctggagctcctggatgcCGGTCATCGCAGTGATGGTCGCCGTGACGGCAGCTGTGCTCTATCCCAACTTCTCCAAGAGCAGCGCCACCtag
- the slmapa gene encoding sarcolemma associated protein a isoform X11 gives MPSALAVFACRPNSHPFQERHVYLDEPVKIGRSVARCRPAQNNATFDCKVLSRNHALVWFDHKTGKFYLQDTKSSNGTFINSQRLSRGSEESPPCEVLSGDIIQFGVDVTENTRKVTHGCIVSAIKLFLPDGNEARRRSDVIQPPLPLPIDKVAANTPSMYSQELFQLSQYLQEALHREQMLEQKLATLQRLLANTQEASESSWQALIDEDRLLSRLEVMGSQLQAYSKSQTEDGIRKELLALQEDKHNYETTAKESLRRVLQEKIEVVRKLAEVERSLSNTEDECTHLKEMSERGQEELRELANKYNAAVNEIKELTDKIKAAEGRQEELTQRGAKEKRELELRIEEMEEKEQVLQARIEALQADNDFTNERLAALQAVKQLKESVSSSIHKLANFDEMLDVHLQNNQRAEDDILGSPDHLQGTQIDAKESDMSDTLSPSKDRSSDDTSDGNMEDQELNEPQNRVALLKAELHRAGLEPGDTEQVIHHLHRELLEAQEMANTGKQRCLELQALLEEERRSNCQQTEESTKQIQYLQSQLGKLQADMEALREQRESTICTTREELYSAQEEILVLRHAMEAATVEREQDIAALQADLGSVRSELEHWRSTAAKYGEEIGRLQEAFRQQQQHQNTATQLQVECGELQQRCACLQQECDGLRSERTALSDKLLRLETELSSTKEHSQVLSSNLVSLEKREEVLQDKLGSLENQHVQDASRLRTQLDQAQAHTHTLQKEYEDTQSQLLALRQRYERTEKEKLSIHQQLEQCKSSLKLLQDKTGSSGWSSWMPVIAVMVAVTAAVLYPNFSKSSAT, from the exons ATGCCTTCTGCGCTGGCCGTGTTCGCCTGCCGACCCAACTCGCACCCGTTCCAGGAGCGACACGTGTACCTGGATGAGCCGGTCAAGATTGGCAGGTCCGTGGCTCGGTGTCGTCCAGCCCAGAACAATGCCACCTTTGACTGCAAGGTGCTGTCCAGGAATCATGCACTTGTCTGGTTCGACCACAAAACTGGCAAG TTCTACCTGCAGGACACTAAAAGCAGCAATGGAACCTTCATCAACAGCCAGAGGTTGAGCCGTGGCTCAGAGGAGAGTCCTCCCTGTGAAGTGCTGTCTGGAGACATCATTCAGTTTGGTGTAGACGTTACTGAGAACACACGTAAAG TTACTCATGGCTGCATCGTATCTGCAATCAAACTCTTCTTACCTGATGGAAATGAGGCGCGCAGACGAAGCGA TGTCATCCAGCCTCCCCTGCCACTGCCTATCGACAAG GTTGCTGCAAACACTCCCAGTATGTACTCTCAGGAACTGTTCCAGCTGTCCCAGTACCTGCAG GAAGCCTTACACAgagagcagatgttggagcAGAAGCTAGCGACTCTGCAGCGTCTTTTGGCTAACACTCAGGAGGCCTCAGAGAGCAGCTGGCAG GCCTTGATCGATGAAGACCGTCTGCTTTCCAGACTGGAAGTGATGGGCAGTCAGCTGCAGGCGTATTCTAAG TCCCAAACGGAGGATGGAATTCGTAAAGAACTCTTGGCTCTTCAGGAAGACAAACACAACTATGAGACAACTGCAAAGGAGTCTCTGAGGAGAGTTTTGCAGGAAAAGATTGAGGTGGTCCGAAAGCTTGCTGAGGTGGAG CGGTCTCTCAGCAACACGGAGGATGAGTGCACCCACCTGAAGGAGATGTCTGAAAGGGgccaggaggagctcagggagcTGGCCAACAAATATAATGCTGCAGTCAATGAGATCAAAGAGCTCACCGACAAAATTAAG gcagcagagggCCGGCAGGAGGAGCTGACCCAGCGGGGGGCGAAGGAGAAGAGGGAGTTGGAGTTACGGAttgaggagatggaggaaaaagagcaGGTTCTTCAGGCTCGCATCGAAGCTCTGCAGGCCGACAACGACTTCACCAATGAGCGGCTGGCTGCGCTGCAgg CTGTGAAACAGTTGAAGGAGAGTGTGAGTTCATCGATCCACAAACTGGCCAACTTTGATG aaaTGTTGGACGTACATTTACAGAACAACCAAAGGGCAGAAGACGACATCCTGGGCAGCCCTGATCATCTCCAAG GAACTCAGATTGACGCCAAAGAGTCGGATATGTCAGACACTCTGAGTCCCAGCAAAGACCGCAGCAGTGATGATACATCGG ATGGAAATATGGAGGACCAGGAGCTCAATGAACCACAGAACAGAGTAGCTTTGCTCAAAG CTGAGCTGCACCGGGCCGGTCTTGAGCCGGGAGACAcagagcaggtcatccaccatCTCCatagagaacttctggaggccCAGGAGATGGCCAACACTGGCAAACAGAGATGTCTGGAGTTACAAG CCCTgctagaggaggagaggagaagtaacTGCCAGCAGACTGAAGAGTCCACCAAGCAGATCCAGTACCTGCAGA GTCAGCTCGGAAAGCTGCAGGCGGATATGGAAGCTCtcagggagcagagggagagcacCATCTGCACCACCCGAGAGGAACTTTACTCCGCCCAAGAAGAG ATTCTTGTTTTGCGGCACGCCATGGAGGCTGCCACTGTGGAGCGCGAGCAGGATATAGCCGCCCTGCAGGCTGACCTGGGCTCCGTCAGATCCGAGTTGGAGCACTGGAGGAGCACAGCTGCGAAGTACGGGGAGGAGATAGGTCGTCTGCAGGAGGctttcaggcagcagcagcagcaccagaacacTGCCACCCAGCTGCAGG TGGAGTgtggtgagctgcagcagcggtgTGCCTGCTTGCAGCAGGAATGTGACGGCCTGAGAAGTGAAAGAACGGCTCTTTCAGACAAACTGCTGCGCCTGGAGACTGAACTCAGCAG CACCAAAGAGCACAGTCAAGTCCTCAGCAGCAATTTGGTGTCcctggagaaaagggaggaagtcCTGCAGGACAAGCTGGGTTCTCTAGAAAATCAACACGTGCAGGACGCCAGCAGGTTGAGGACccagctggaccaggctcaggcccacacacacacattacagaaGGAG taTGAAGACACACAGTCACAGCTTTTGGCGCTTCGTCAGCGTTACGAGAGGacggagaaggagaagctgagcatccaccagcagctggaacagtgcaaaagcagcctgaagctgctgcaggacaagaCCGGCTCT AGTggctggagctcctggatgcCGGTCATCGCAGTGATGGTCGCCGTGACGGCAGCTGTGCTCTATCCCAACTTCTCCAAGAGCAGCGCCACCtag